Proteins encoded in a region of the Candidatus Binatia bacterium genome:
- the dnaN gene encoding DNA polymerase III subunit beta, whose protein sequence is MKCSIAQTELLQALSLISSAVPSRTTLPVLANILVEATDEGLQMTATDLDLSVTTRAMADVKAEAALTVPAKKLLELVRKLPKEELKLEAKDLTLNVGSKSGRFKFLCIRPEEFPARVNVAPDTSLTIDAKQLERMIKRTIYAVSTDETRPALNGALLQVAEGEIRLVATDGHRLARATLKHPGAVKGALKGDVIVPLKALTHLHRLVAESADPVHVELSKNHARFTVGQGTRKTSLTTKLIEGPFPNYEQVLPKNNNKHLHVKTGELASSLDRVSVFSDSLTRQVKFAVTRNKLTLVVQTPDQGEATESLDVRYDAEDLEIGYNAGYLLDILRTMDSEEVTVQLNTPVTAGLLVPGAPTDAKGTPALEGLLCLVMPLRLAG, encoded by the coding sequence ATGAAATGCTCCATCGCGCAGACGGAGCTGTTGCAGGCGTTGAGCCTCATCTCGAGCGCCGTTCCCAGCCGAACGACGCTTCCCGTGCTCGCCAATATTCTCGTGGAAGCTACGGACGAAGGTTTGCAGATGACGGCCACCGACCTGGACCTTTCGGTCACGACCCGCGCGATGGCCGACGTCAAGGCCGAGGCCGCGCTCACGGTGCCCGCGAAGAAGCTCCTCGAGCTGGTCCGGAAGCTTCCCAAGGAAGAGCTGAAGCTGGAAGCGAAGGATCTGACGCTGAACGTCGGAAGCAAATCGGGACGGTTCAAGTTCCTCTGCATTCGCCCCGAGGAGTTTCCCGCGCGCGTGAACGTGGCTCCCGACACGTCGCTGACGATCGATGCGAAGCAGCTCGAGCGGATGATCAAGCGCACGATCTACGCCGTTTCCACCGACGAGACGCGTCCCGCGCTGAACGGCGCTCTGCTCCAGGTGGCGGAAGGGGAGATCCGGCTCGTCGCCACCGACGGGCATCGCCTCGCGCGCGCCACGCTGAAGCACCCCGGCGCGGTGAAGGGCGCCTTGAAGGGCGACGTCATCGTTCCGCTGAAGGCGCTGACCCATCTGCACCGCCTCGTGGCCGAGAGCGCCGATCCCGTGCACGTCGAGCTTTCCAAGAACCACGCGCGCTTCACCGTGGGCCAAGGAACTAGGAAGACGTCGCTCACGACGAAGCTGATCGAGGGGCCGTTCCCCAACTACGAGCAGGTGCTGCCCAAGAACAACAACAAGCACCTGCACGTGAAGACGGGCGAGCTGGCGTCGTCCCTCGACCGCGTTTCCGTCTTCTCCGACAGCCTGACGCGCCAGGTGAAGTTCGCCGTGACGCGGAACAAGCTGACGCTCGTCGTCCAGACGCCCGATCAGGGCGAGGCCACCGAATCGCTCGACGTCCGCTACGACGCCGAGGACCTCGAGATCGGCTACAACGCCGGGTACCTGCTCGACATTCTCCGGACCATGGATTCCGAGGAAGTGACGGTGCAGCTGAACACGCCCGTCACGGCCGGCCTCCTGGTGCCGGGGGCGCCCACGGACGCGAAGGGAACTCCGGCCCTGGAAGGGCTCCTCTGCCTGGTCATGCCCCTCCGGCTGGCCGGCTGA
- the dnaA gene encoding chromosomal replication initiator protein DnaA codes for MIEKAAVDLWERALGTIQDNTSPQTYETWFRSLRPVSLNGSLVLEVPSQFYVDWLDQHYRPLIETSVSTAAGATIPVMFQVRQEDAADTPPWGALPAEPAGSPGAGHGFTKEDFMGREEPRPTRTSGWSGGFPSRDESALVPQNTFDTFVVGNGNQFAHAVCQAVAQSPGERYNPLFLYGGVGLGKTHLMHAIGHFVRAQRPHAKVFFVSAEKFMNEMIYAIQHATTLEFKARYRSADLLLIDDIQFLEGKESTQEEFFHTFNALHDQHRQIVLTSDGPPNSMTALEERLLSRFTWGVVADIQPPDLETRVAIVKKKAELQNRMVPNEIALLLASNIKNNIRDLEGSLARLLAFAELTNSKLTVEFAQDVLRDQIKPDLVRFDVHDIQRIVSRHFNVTEESLRGKRRTDTIAFPRQIGMYIARTLTDLSLAEIGGKFGGRDHTTVLHACQKIEALTSSDPEMRGVVEELMAQLTA; via the coding sequence ATGATCGAAAAGGCAGCCGTCGATCTCTGGGAACGCGCACTCGGAACCATTCAGGACAATACCTCGCCGCAGACGTACGAAACGTGGTTCCGGTCGCTCCGGCCGGTCTCGCTGAACGGATCGCTCGTCCTGGAGGTGCCCAGCCAGTTCTACGTGGATTGGCTGGACCAGCACTACCGTCCGCTGATCGAGACCTCGGTCTCGACCGCCGCGGGCGCGACGATCCCCGTGATGTTCCAGGTGCGCCAGGAGGACGCCGCCGACACCCCGCCCTGGGGCGCCCTGCCCGCGGAACCCGCGGGCTCCCCGGGCGCGGGCCATGGCTTCACGAAAGAGGATTTCATGGGACGCGAGGAGCCGCGTCCCACCAGGACGTCGGGATGGAGCGGCGGCTTTCCCTCGCGCGACGAGAGCGCGCTCGTGCCGCAGAACACGTTCGACACCTTCGTCGTCGGAAATGGAAACCAGTTCGCCCATGCCGTCTGCCAGGCGGTCGCCCAGAGCCCGGGCGAGCGCTACAACCCGCTCTTCCTGTACGGCGGCGTCGGCCTCGGCAAGACGCACCTCATGCACGCCATCGGTCACTTCGTGCGCGCGCAGCGTCCGCACGCGAAGGTGTTCTTCGTCTCGGCCGAGAAGTTCATGAACGAGATGATCTACGCCATCCAGCACGCCACCACGCTCGAGTTCAAGGCGCGCTACCGCTCCGCGGATCTCCTGTTGATCGACGACATCCAGTTCCTCGAGGGCAAGGAGTCGACGCAGGAGGAGTTCTTCCACACGTTCAACGCGCTCCACGACCAGCACCGGCAGATCGTCCTGACCAGCGACGGCCCGCCCAACTCGATGACGGCGCTCGAGGAGCGCCTGCTCTCCCGCTTCACCTGGGGCGTGGTGGCCGACATCCAGCCCCCCGACCTGGAAACCCGCGTCGCCATCGTGAAAAAGAAGGCCGAGCTGCAGAATCGGATGGTCCCGAACGAGATCGCGCTGCTCCTGGCGAGCAACATCAAGAACAACATCCGCGACCTCGAGGGATCGCTGGCGCGGCTCCTGGCCTTCGCCGAGCTCACCAATTCCAAGCTCACCGTGGAGTTCGCGCAGGACGTGCTGCGGGATCAGATCAAGCCCGACCTGGTCCGCTTCGACGTGCACGATATCCAGCGGATCGTCTCGCGCCACTTCAACGTCACCGAGGAATCACTGCGCGGAAAGCGGCGCACCGACACGATCGCGTTCCCGCGCCAGATCGGCATGTACATCGCGCGCACGCTCACCGACCTCTCGCTGGCCGAGATCGGCGGCAAGTTCGGCGGGCGCGACCACACGACGGTGCTCCACGCCTGCCAGAAGATCGAGGCGCTGACGTCGAGCGATCCCGAGATGCGGGGCGTGGTGGAGGAGCTGATGGCGCAGCTCACCGCCTAA
- the rpmH gene encoding 50S ribosomal protein L34: protein MKRTFQPHNRRRKKVHGFRERMSTRGGRAVLKRRRDRGRKRLTV, encoded by the coding sequence GTGAAGCGCACGTTCCAACCGCACAACCGCCGCCGGAAGAAGGTCCACGGCTTCCGCGAGCGCATGAGCACCCGCGGCGGCCGCGCGGTACTGAAGCGCCGCCGGGACCGGGGCCGCAAACGTCTCACGGTCTAG